TCTGCGTCCAGCACGAGATGGACCATCTGCTGGGCAGGCTGTTCGTGGACTACCTGTCCCCGCTCAAGCGCGAGATGGTGCGCAAGAAGCTGGCCAAGGCGCGCCGCAACGCCGCCTGAGTCCCCGGCCGGCTGTCCAGGCCGGGGTCCGGGCATGCGCGGTCGCAGGCACCCCGGCTGTAAGATGGCCCGATGAGAATCGTCTTTGCCGGCACCCCGGATTTCGCCGTGCCCAGCCTGCGCGCAGCGGCCAACCGCAACGAAGTTGTCGCCGTCTACACCCAGCCCGACCGGCCTGCCGGCCGCGGCCGTGGGCTGGCGCCCTCCCCGGTGAAGCGGGTGGCGCAGGATTTGGGTATTCCGGTCTACCAGCCGGAGAACTTCCGCAGCGCCGCCGCGCGTGACGAACTGGCTGCATTGGCGCCGGATCTTCTGGTGGTCGTGGCCTACGGCCTGATCCTGCCGCAGTCCGTGCTGGATATCCCCGCCGAGGGCTGCTGGAACGTGCACGCCTCGCTGCTGCCGCGCTGGCGCGGTGCGGCGCCGATCCAGCGCGCCATCCAGGCGGCCGACACCCGCACCGGCGTGTGCCTGATGCGCATGGAGAAGGGCCTCGACACCGGTCCGGTGCTGCTGTCGCAGACCATCGACATCCGCGCCGATGAAACCGGCGGCCAGTTGCACGACCGGCTGGCGGAGCTGGGCGCACAGGTGTTGGCTGACGGCCTGGGCCTGCTGCGTGGCGGGTTGCGTCCGCAAGCGCAGCCGCAGCCCGATAGCGGCGTCACCTACGCGCACAAGCTCGACAAGGCCGAGGCCAAGCTCGACTGGAATCGCCCGGCAATCGAGCTGGCCAACAAGGTGCGCGCGTTCAATCCGTGGCCGATGGCGGAGGCGGTGATCGGCGGCGAGCGCCTGCGCCTGCACGCCGCGGTCGCCGTGCCGCGAGAGCACGACGCGGAGCCGGGCACCATCCTCGCCGCGGGTCGCGACGGCATCGACGTGGCGTGCGGCGAAGGCAGCCTGCGCGTGCGCGTGCTGCAGCGCGACGGCGGCAAGGCGATCACCGCGGCCGACTATCTCAACGGGCGCCGCGACCTGGTCATCGGCGGTTGATGCGTCCATGACCGTCACCCCGGGCAGCCAGCCGCGCATTGCCGCCACCCGCGTGCTGGACGCCGTCCTGCATCACGGACGCTCGCTGAAGGCCGAGCTGGCGGGCGCGCAGCAGGAACTGGAAGACCCGCGCGACCGCGCGCTGGTGGAGGCAATCTGCCTGGCCGTCCTGCGCCAGCCGGCGCGGTTTGACGCGGCGTTGGCGGCGTGGATGCCGCGGCCGCTGGCGCGTCGAGATCGCGAGCTGCGGGCGCTGCTGCTGGTCGGTTTCGCCCAGCTCGACCCGATGGGACTGCCGGCGCACGCGGCGGTCGCGGCGACGGTGGAGGCGGCGCGCGGCCTCGGCCGCGACCACCAGGCCGGGTTGGTC
This genomic interval from Lysobacter ciconiae contains the following:
- the fmt gene encoding methionyl-tRNA formyltransferase, whose amino-acid sequence is MRIVFAGTPDFAVPSLRAAANRNEVVAVYTQPDRPAGRGRGLAPSPVKRVAQDLGIPVYQPENFRSAAARDELAALAPDLLVVVAYGLILPQSVLDIPAEGCWNVHASLLPRWRGAAPIQRAIQAADTRTGVCLMRMEKGLDTGPVLLSQTIDIRADETGGQLHDRLAELGAQVLADGLGLLRGGLRPQAQPQPDSGVTYAHKLDKAEAKLDWNRPAIELANKVRAFNPWPMAEAVIGGERLRLHAAVAVPREHDAEPGTILAAGRDGIDVACGEGSLRVRVLQRDGGKAITAADYLNGRRDLVIGG